CAAAAAGAAGGCGAAAGCGGAGAGGTAATGACAATATTGATATCATTTTGTTTGAGATAATAACTGCTTCTATCTTTAAAACCGGTCTCTGGACCTTGGTAAGCAAGAATATCAAAGCCTAAGGCTTTAGCGTACCAATAAGCCACCATTTTGGCCGAGCCCACATAGAATTCTACAAAATCAAATCCTTTAATTTCTAGTTCGTTTGACATCCTTATTCCTTGTATCCATGTTATAGTCTCAATTGCTTTTAGATGCAAAAATGAAGAGCTTGTGAATTATAAAGTAATGGATAATTATGATCATGGCTATAATTTTTAATGGTTATTCCGTATATCCACCAGCAATACTCTTTATTATGAGGGTTACTGGCTAAAGATTTGTTTTTAATCTTTATAAAATAGAAATATTTTTTACATTCATTTGAGCTTGAATAAAAATTTATTATAGTTTGTAAGTCCATACCATGCTAACAAGATCACTATGCAACACAAACTATTTTTAATTGTTTTAGGTGCTACACCTCCTGGAAGAAATATTGAACAGCACGATGTTATGTTTGCTGTTGGTAAGTCTATAGAAGATACGTATCCAAAAATTTTGCAACATTGGTCAGTAAAAGGAGTTCATATTGATGCCTATGTTGAAGTCACCCAGGTTGATGGCTTTAAGATAAACATTGTTAATGCAAAACAAGACGCTCATTTGCAGGCAAATAGGCTTTATTTTATCAATTTGGGTGGATATATGCCGAATGATATAGAAGAGTACCATAAAAAAATACTGGTCGCGGCGTCAAATAAGATTGAAGCAAAACGCAAAGTTAAAACGGATGATTTTTTTAAACAGGGTTTACAAGAAAAAAATGCTTGCCCACATTATGATGATCAATTTGAAATTGTCGGTTTTGATGTAGACAACTGTCTTTTGCTTGATGAGCATATTGAGAAATGCTATTCAATTGAACTCTTAGAAGATCATTCATCGAAGTGGATAAACAACAAAAAAGTTATTGGTTACTTTCCTATAAAGCAATAGTTTAAAATATAACACAAACGCAGATCTGTAATTTTGACAGGCTTAATCTAGATCAGGTAAACTTTATTTAAAGGTTAGCAGCTAATGTAAATGTAAGGGAGTCGTTATGGAAGCATCATTGCAAGAATTTGCACAAAAAAATAATATTGTGGGTTTGGGAGAAGAGGCACTGACTGCTATTGCTAAACAAGAAAAAGGTTATACATTAGAACGAGCCCAACAGTTTTTAAGGTTTCATCAGCGGATAGAAAATGAATTGTTAAATCACCCTATCATTACCCACAATGCCTATACCCATTGGTTTGAGCAGGGGAACGCTACTACAGAACAAGTCAAAGACTTAATTGTGCAGTTTTCTGTTTTTTCCAATTTGTTTTTACATGCGCAGTTGCATAAAGTTATCAACTCCAACTCTATTGAGTCCATGCGTGCTTCAAAAGAAATCTTGGTCAATGAACTGGGGGTTATTTTTAGACCCAGAGAAAAAAAACTACGCAATGAAAGCCAAGCGGTGAGTAATGAATATGATAATGCCAACGATCCTGCTTTATTAAGTCCAGAAGGAACGGTGGATGGCGGCACATTCAGGTTCAGTGCTGCGCATTTTGAATGGATGGTGCGTATTGCGGAATCTTTAGGCTTGGGGTTTAATGATATAGGAAAGCGTAAACACGGCTGTAAAAGTACTTTACTTTTTTGTGATGAGCTGGTGCGGATTTACGGATCAGAGGATTACGAAACCAGTCAAGCAGCCAGTTATGCTGTAGAAAACTGGGCGGCCAGAGGTTTTTGGAAGCAATTGATTAGAGGTTTGCAAGTCTACAAAGAAAAACATAACAGTCAATTGTCTATTGGTTTTTTCACTTACCATGATCGCTTGGAAGCGCAACATGCAGACCATACCCAGGATGAATTAGAAGAATATTACTTTGAACACCCCACACTCAACGAAGACGCCTTCATCCAAAACGGCAATCAAATGCTCAAAGCCGTTGGGGTATTTTGGGATGGATTAGAAGTAAGGCGTAAAGCAATAGATTAAGCATAAAAAAACCACGTNNNNNNNNNNNNNNNNNNNNNNNNNNNNNNNNNNNNNNNNNNNNNNNNNNNNNNNNNNNNNNNNNNNNNNNNNNNNNNNNNNNNNNNNNNNNNNNNNNNNATTAAGCGGGATGGATTAGAAGTAAGGCGTAAAGCAATAGATTAAGCATAAAAAACTCATTTAAAAAGTAGAAAAAATCATAAAAATCAAATATTTAGAAGCAGAAGTGGTTTTGTGACCTTGATTTTTAATCAGTAAAAGCTTATTCTTTAAAGAGGGATGATGAAAAATAGTTATTTAATAATAATGTTGTTTTTAGGGGTATTTCTTATTCATGGATGCGGTGAATCTGGGGATGAAGGGATAATAACACCTTTTGGCGATGCGGATGGGGATGGAATTACCAATAATATTGATAACTGTGTGAATCAAGCAAACCCCAACCAAGCGGATGAAGATAATGATGGTATAGGCGATGTGTGTGATCCTATCAATAATAATATTACACCTCCCAGCACTCCCTCTAATTTATCTGCATTTTCAGGTTTAACTGAATGTGAAATTTCAGTCAGTTGGACAGACACATCAAATAATGAGGATGATTTTGAACTTATTCGTCACTATGATATCGATAGTACTGTTACAGGTATAACACAAACTTTTATAAGACCGTCTTCAGCAGGTACAGGCAACACTGTCTATTTCACCGATACCATTTTTCCAGGCGTTGTTAATGTAAGTTATGTTGTAAGAGCTAGAAATGAAGGTGGAAATTCAGCAGATTCATTATCAACGTCACCGATTGTGGCACCATTGTGTAGCGATTAAAAAAAAATAGTATAAATAAAAAACCTCTTGTTTAACTCAATAAGACAAGAGGTTTTTTATTTGTAAGTGCTAATAAGATAGATTGCCTTTATTCACCTTGGTTTGCTTGGTAAATACCCCCAACCACTTGAATGTCACCTTCTTCATCAATGTATAAGCTTCTAGAGACAACCCAAACATTGTCCAATAAAATAGGATTTACGCCATTGTTTTCAAATTGTTCTGGGAAACTGATTTGCTCTCCCGTGTAATCACCATCAACATCAGCAATGGCAAAGATGGTGATTGTTTTTGCAAGATCATCTACACCATACTCCTGCATGATTTGTTCATTATGAGCGGCATAAAACGAGAAGTTTAAAGGTGTGGGTAAACGAATGATGTTAATTTTGTCTCCAACCAAAGCAATTTCTTGATTGTTAATTGGGGCTTCATCTCCATTGTCTTCGTTTTCATTTTCGTTGTCTTCAGGGCCGTTATCAGGTTCAGGATCTGAATCTCCACCATTGCCAGGCATATTCAAGCTCAAGTCAATATCCAATAAAGTATCTTGCCCACCATTTTCATTTTCAGTGCTTTCACCACTTGCAGAACCCTCAATTAAAGAATCTCCATCGCCATCAAGATCAATATCCACGTCAATACCTAAATTATTATCACCTAGAGCTACGTCAAGTAATGCGTCAATTTCACTGCCATCATCTTCTGAGGTATTATCACCTCCCAATAAGTTATCCACGTGCTCTACGAGATCACCTAGGCCATCATCAATATCGGCATCGGCATCGCCACCAAGAAGACCATCCTCATCATCATCATCTGAACCCCCACCAATTAAATTACCCAAAAGACCTGCTTGTGCGCTGGGGATTCCAAAATTTTCATTAACAGCTGCTAACAATGAAGGTTTGTAAGAATTTATTTGTGAGACAGCGGCTTGGTTTCTGTTTACGCTACTTAAACCTAAAGCTTCCCAGCTGCCCACTTGGGCAAATTCAATGGATTGCCCACAATTTTCTGTTGAAAAAAGATTGTCATTGTAGGTACTGTATATATAAACATACTGTTTTTTTCTTGCCGGGGGTCTTGCATTAATTTCACCACAGTAGGTAGCGCTATCACATACAGAGGAAGCAATTCTTGAGAAACGACTTTCTGGAATACATTGGCTTAAGTTTGCTTTTGTATAAACGATCTGATTGGCAAAAACAAATTGAGCGTCATGAATGGATCTTAAATAGACAAAGGCTTCAGAAGCTTTAGATTTTAAAATTTGTTCAAAATAAGTATTCATGGATACGGTTGTAACAAAACCAATAATGATTAAAACAACAGATAGTTCAACCAATGTAAATCCTAGAGCGTTTCTTTTTTTTATCATAACAATTGTTCCCAATATTTGTTTTTTATTATAGGTGAATTTAACGATTCAAGATAAAATTAAATACTCACTTTGAAAAATCACCAATAAAAATCATCTCATATGATGTTATGATACATCAGTTTTTTAAAAAAAATCAACGGAACTTATGAATTTTAAATGGAAAAAACAACTGTAAACAAAAGTTGTCAGATAAAATGAACTTTAAAAAGTGTAAGTGTGCTGCTGAGAAGGAGGTTGAAACAACACACTTACTTTCCCCATTGTGCCCTAGTTTTTAAGAGTTTGAGAACCTTTTTGAGGAGAATGGTCCTTGACTCTGTTGTTCAAAAAAACCGCAAAGTCCTCCTTTGAAGTTTTATACCATTGAACACTTTAATAATTAGCAATCAATATGCCAAAATCAATGTGTAAAAAAACAATGTAGTTTCAATAGCTTGTAGTAATGGAAATTTTTTATTCAGATAAATTGCGACACAATGTAACCAAAGTTTACGCAAAAAAGTGCTACTCATAGTTCAATGTTTAAGCTTTCTTAAAACTTAAATTGAAAAATGTGATAGGTAAAAACAATCATACTGACTGCGCAAAGAATAAAATCATAAAGCAAGGGTTTGTGGAGCGTATGTTTGGTCCAAAGTTGTTGAATAAGCAAAGCGCATAAATAGCAAAACAAAATACCTGTAATATAAAACGGATAAGTCATGTGTTGATGTGCCGCCAAATGAACATGTTCAGTATTGAACTCTGTTAAAAATGTATGGGTGAGCGGTAATTTTTTTATTAAAATTCTATAAGCCAATACCAAACTTAATTGAACCAATAGAAGGATTTTTAATGTATGGGGATAACGCTTAGAAAACTCAAAATAGGTATCACGCAGAAGACAAGCATAAAAAAAGCCAAAAATTGGTAACTCGGCAAAGGCTGCCAAGGTTCTGGATTGACCAAAGCCAAACTCATCCCGCATACCAATCATAAAGGTGGAAAGAGTAAATAGTCCAGTGACCAAAATTAGAATGAACAACAGTAAGTAGTACAGTTTTTTTGACACGCTTTTATCATCTTACAAGTCACTTTTCTTGATGGAAAGGTTTATTTTACAAATTTGTACGTCATTGAAGTTTAAGCAATGGGCATATTGGCTGAGAAAACAACATATAAATAAGCAATACAATTTATAGAGAAGACGTTTTTAAAATT
This DNA window, taken from Oligoflexia bacterium, encodes the following:
- a CDS encoding DUF1543 domain-containing protein, translated to MQHKLFLIVLGATPPGRNIEQHDVMFAVGKSIEDTYPKILQHWSVKGVHIDAYVEVTQVDGFKINIVNAKQDAHLQANRLYFINLGGYMPNDIEEYHKKILVAASNKIEAKRKVKTDDFFKQGLQEKNACPHYDDQFEIVGFDVDNCLLLDEHIEKCYSIELLEDHSSKWINNKKVIGYFPIKQ
- a CDS encoding thrombospondin type 3 repeat-containing protein, which codes for MMKNSYLIIMLFLGVFLIHGCGESGDEGIITPFGDADGDGITNNIDNCVNQANPNQADEDNDGIGDVCDPINNNITPPSTPSNLSAFSGLTECEISVSWTDTSNNEDDFELIRHYDIDSTVTGITQTFIRPSSAGTGNTVYFTDTIFPGVVNVSYVVRARNEGGNSADSLSTSPIVAPLCSD
- a CDS encoding type II secretion system protein, producing MIKKRNALGFTLVELSVVLIIIGFVTTVSMNTYFEQILKSKASEAFVYLRSIHDAQFVFANQIVYTKANLSQCIPESRFSRIASSVCDSATYCGEINARPPARKKQYVYIYSTYNDNLFSTENCGQSIEFAQVGSWEALGLSSVNRNQAAVSQINSYKPSLLAAVNENFGIPSAQAGLLGNLIGGGSDDDDEDGLLGGDADADIDDGLGDLVEHVDNLLGGDNTSEDDGSEIDALLDVALGDNNLGIDVDIDLDGDGDSLIEGSASGESTENENGGQDTLLDIDLSLNMPGNGGDSDPEPDNGPEDNENENEDNGDEAPINNQEIALVGDKINIIRLPTPLNFSFYAAHNEQIMQEYGVDDLAKTITIFAIADVDGDYTGEQISFPEQFENNGVNPILLDNVWVVSRSLYIDEEGDIQVVGGIYQANQGE